The proteins below are encoded in one region of Ferroplasma acidiphilum:
- a CDS encoding gamma carbonic anhydrase family protein, whose amino-acid sequence MIKVGKGLYVADTAVIIGNVTVGDNVTIMDSAVIRADQNSIKIGDNSNIQDNATIHVDLDCETVIGKNVSVGHNAIVHGAIVDDDVLVGMGAIVLNKAHLRPGTVVAAGTVIPENFESDGNCMIAGVPGKVKRTGEQYFTMAHLNSLEYLKLNKDFREGKYEIMKGNRHE is encoded by the coding sequence ATGATAAAAGTTGGCAAAGGGTTATATGTTGCAGATACGGCCGTAATAATAGGGAATGTAACAGTAGGTGATAATGTTACAATAATGGATTCCGCAGTTATACGGGCAGACCAGAATTCAATAAAAATTGGCGATAACAGCAACATTCAGGACAATGCAACGATACATGTTGACCTTGATTGCGAGACAGTAATAGGAAAAAACGTTTCAGTAGGGCATAACGCTATTGTGCATGGTGCTATTGTAGATGACGATGTCCTGGTAGGTATGGGAGCAATAGTGTTGAATAAGGCGCACCTGAGGCCCGGAACAGTGGTTGCTGCCGGCACTGTGATACCTGAGAACTTTGAGTCCGATGGGAATTGCATGATAGCAGGAGTGCCTGGAAAGGTTAAAAGGACAGGTGAACAGTATTTTACAATGGCTCATCTTAATTCTCTTGAATATTTGAAGCTAAACAAAGATTTCAGGGAAGGAAAATACGAAATTATGAAAGGAAATAGGCATGAATAA
- a CDS encoding transketolase has translation MESYTINDLNATAREIRKEIIKMVYSAKSGHPGGSLSIADVITALYFKEMNIDPEKPDKPDRDILIMSKGHASPAEYAALALRGYFPVELLEGFRKVNSKLEGHVHRGIPGVESSTGSLGQGLGVAIGFALSSKLDSKPNKIYAILGDGEMEEGNIWESLMAASKYHLGNLTAILDRNMIQLDGFTEDIMPLGNVAEKVAPFGWEVITINGNNMDEVVNALEYAKKPRDRPLFIVANTIKGKGVSYMENNPKYHGSPPANEEEYVQALKEIEGSQ, from the coding sequence ATGGAAAGCTATACCATCAATGACCTTAACGCAACTGCAAGGGAAATCAGAAAGGAAATTATAAAAATGGTTTACAGTGCAAAGAGCGGGCATCCAGGGGGTTCTTTGAGCATTGCAGATGTTATTACTGCACTTTATTTTAAGGAAATGAATATAGACCCTGAAAAACCAGACAAGCCGGATAGGGATATTCTTATAATGAGCAAAGGGCATGCATCCCCTGCCGAGTATGCTGCCCTCGCTCTCCGTGGCTATTTCCCCGTGGAATTGCTGGAAGGCTTCAGAAAAGTAAATTCAAAGCTCGAAGGGCATGTACACAGGGGAATACCTGGTGTAGAATCCTCAACAGGTTCACTTGGCCAGGGGCTCGGTGTTGCGATAGGATTTGCACTTTCATCCAAGCTTGATTCAAAGCCAAATAAAATTTATGCCATACTTGGCGATGGTGAAATGGAAGAGGGAAATATATGGGAATCTTTGATGGCAGCTTCCAAATACCATCTGGGCAACCTTACCGCTATTCTTGACCGGAACATGATACAGCTCGACGGATTTACAGAGGATATAATGCCACTGGGCAATGTTGCTGAAAAGGTGGCCCCATTTGGATGGGAAGTTATAACAATAAACGGAAATAATATGGATGAAGTTGTCAATGCGCTTGAATATGCAAAGAAACCAAGGGATAGGCCATTATTTATTGTTGCAAACACAATTAAAGGCAAAGGTGTAAGTTATATGGAGAATAACCCGAAATACCATGGCTCACCTCCGGCCAATGAGGAAGAATATGTACAGGCATTAAAGGAAATTGAGGGGTCACAATGA
- a CDS encoding tRNA (cytidine(56)-2'-O)-methyltransferase yields MITVIRIGHRPFRDKRITTHVALVSRAFGADRILVDEKDETLESTVNRVTENFGGNFSIKTGINWKKEFKDFNGVKVNLSMYGINVDDRIGAIRESVKGKDVIILVGAEKVPIDAYNIADYNIAIANQPHSEVSALAIFLDRFYEGKELEKKYEGKMNVIPMDNGKMVKFIPDEQQCMKLLYGEKADERIIEHVTTVYKLAMAIGKYAGANMELIRAGALLHDIGRTKTNGIGHAVAGADILREKNIDEAIVRIVEKHTGAGILPDEAKKLGLPDRNYIQETLEEKIVAQADNLVSGKKIVTLSDTVNSYHLKGLDEPAERIKKLHMELSSICGKDLDIIGKEVIMEMN; encoded by the coding sequence ATGATCACAGTAATCAGGATAGGGCACAGGCCATTCAGGGACAAGAGGATTACAACCCATGTGGCACTGGTGTCCAGAGCTTTTGGAGCTGACCGCATACTTGTGGATGAGAAAGATGAAACACTTGAATCCACTGTCAATAGGGTAACAGAAAATTTTGGCGGGAATTTTTCCATAAAAACAGGAATTAACTGGAAAAAGGAATTCAAAGATTTTAATGGAGTAAAGGTAAACCTTTCCATGTACGGAATAAATGTTGATGACCGGATAGGTGCAATAAGAGAATCAGTAAAGGGAAAGGACGTTATAATTTTAGTTGGTGCAGAGAAGGTTCCAATCGATGCGTATAATATTGCTGATTATAACATTGCAATTGCAAATCAGCCACACAGTGAAGTTTCTGCCCTCGCTATATTTCTTGACCGTTTTTATGAGGGCAAGGAACTGGAAAAAAAATATGAGGGAAAAATGAATGTTATCCCCATGGACAATGGAAAAATGGTAAAATTTATTCCTGATGAACAGCAATGCATGAAACTACTTTATGGGGAAAAGGCAGATGAAAGGATTATAGAGCATGTAACAACCGTCTATAAGCTGGCAATGGCTATTGGCAAATATGCCGGCGCAAATATGGAGTTAATCCGCGCAGGTGCATTGCTCCATGATATAGGCAGGACAAAAACCAATGGAATCGGGCATGCAGTAGCCGGTGCTGACATTCTCAGAGAAAAAAACATAGATGAGGCTATTGTCAGAATTGTGGAAAAACACACAGGGGCGGGTATCCTACCTGATGAGGCTAAAAAACTGGGGCTTCCTGATAGAAACTACATCCAGGAGACCCTAGAAGAAAAAATAGTTGCCCAGGCAGATAACCTGGTATCCGGGAAGAAAATAGTAACTCTGTCAGATACAGTAAACAGCTACCATCTCAAGGGGCTTGATGAACCTGCTGAGAGAATTAAAAAATTGCATATGGAACTTTCATCTATCTGTGGGAAGGATCTGGATATTATAGGCAAAGAAGTTATAATGGAAATGAATTAA
- a CDS encoding helix-turn-helix transcriptional regulator, translating into MEEYPTPVKIILLLKEFPGLTLDELAEKMSISKMAVLNHISALEQQGAVARKIVKKKVGRPSFIFYALPVSNNKLGNSSDSMLNDFMDFIKTTGNEKLLEEFLKDRYSKVRSEYTGAMRGKNLDEKVNELAILRRNADYYPEVKRAQGNFELIEYNCPILSISKNFGIACSMETKMFSQVLDANVKSTHRQVNGYSACRFLISSKSKDEE; encoded by the coding sequence ATGGAAGAATATCCAACACCGGTAAAAATAATACTTTTATTGAAAGAATTTCCGGGCCTGACCCTTGATGAGCTGGCCGAAAAAATGAGCATATCAAAAATGGCAGTCCTTAATCATATTTCTGCTCTTGAACAGCAGGGAGCCGTGGCCAGGAAAATAGTAAAGAAAAAGGTAGGAAGGCCTTCTTTTATATTTTATGCTTTGCCAGTATCAAACAATAAGCTGGGAAACAGTTCTGATTCAATGCTAAATGATTTCATGGATTTTATAAAAACTACCGGCAATGAAAAACTTCTCGAAGAATTTCTAAAGGACAGGTATTCAAAAGTTAGATCTGAATATACCGGTGCCATGAGGGGGAAAAATCTTGATGAAAAGGTAAATGAGCTTGCTATACTCAGGAGAAATGCGGATTATTATCCGGAGGTTAAAAGAGCCCAGGGAAATTTTGAGTTAATAGAGTATAACTGCCCTATACTTTCTATTTCAAAAAACTTTGGTATTGCATGTTCCATGGAAACAAAAATGTTTTCACAGGTTTTAGATGCAAATGTAAAATCTACGCACAGGCAGGTAAATGGATACAGCGCATGCAGATTTCTTATATCCAGCAAAAGTAAGGACGAGGAATAA
- a CDS encoding ArsR family transcriptional regulator: protein MVNRIKVINDVGELVTIFHAADTDVKRKLLLDLSTGWVTMPQIDERYGVEGKKSLHYLDKIRMIESQWITGNKGPEKAYHTYYTNVQINLIGSMADLSDIIFATTLNDEQLQSYEEKIIAMMANGGVFVGDVADSLKISQTLLKGIVNRSSVLTIKGYRIEMENGA, encoded by the coding sequence ATGGTTAACAGGATTAAAGTTATAAATGATGTCGGTGAGCTGGTTACCATATTCCATGCGGCTGATACCGATGTAAAACGAAAGTTACTCCTTGACCTTTCTACCGGCTGGGTAACAATGCCACAGATAGATGAAAGGTATGGCGTTGAAGGCAAAAAATCACTTCATTACCTGGATAAAATAAGAATGATAGAGAGCCAGTGGATAACAGGAAACAAGGGTCCGGAAAAGGCATACCATACTTATTATACAAATGTTCAGATCAATCTTATAGGTTCTATGGCGGACCTTTCAGACATAATATTTGCTACCACATTAAACGATGAGCAACTTCAGTCCTATGAAGAAAAGATTATAGCAATGATGGCAAATGGCGGAGTGTTTGTAGGTGATGTTGCGGACTCATTAAAAATATCACAGACACTTTTAAAGGGAATTGTAAATAGATCCTCCGTGCTCACAATTAAGGGCTATAGAATAGAGATGGAAAACGGCGCATGA
- a CDS encoding beta-CASP ribonuclease aCPSF1: MSFRDYLSEGRSIFDRLYPDNKITEIDYEGSTIVVYTKDQNLFSQRDDLARQIAQELRRRIAIRPDPSIMSDEKEADAKIRGIIPSDAGLQDIYFEPDTGEAVIEVDEPTIANPEIIKSIKAETNWSPRIVRAPPMYSRTVKEVREYLRDVKKERKEFLHNLGIKLTTPLMPGETWIRITALGGHREVGRSATLISTNNSKVLVDCGMININDPEHPWEEAPYLYAPEIQPFTSLDAVVLTHAHLDHSGLLPLLFKYGYTGPVYSTAPTRDLAALLQNDYLKVSHSENHKLSYESKHVREELKHTISLKYNETADITPDIRLTFYNAGHILGSAAVHLHIGEGLYNVVLSGDQKYEKTWLFNPAVNRFPRVETLMLESTYAGRDDYSYTRNEATNTLIDVVNRTFDRGGSVLVPVFAVGRSQEVMLVLEDAYRNKMIPENTKVYLDGMIMEATAIHAAYPEFLNRDLRDEIMIKRENPFLSPIFTSVETRKQRIDVCDSPESKVILATAGMMNGGPVLEYFKTLSADSRNTLAFVGYQADGTLGRRIQSGASSITLSDGGKSTKFDINMAVENAEGFSGHSTKRELLNFIGGMQPRPNRILVNHGDGNKCYDFARLIHTKFGVEAISMKNLETTRLF, translated from the coding sequence ATGTCTTTTCGAGATTATCTTAGCGAGGGCAGGTCTATTTTTGATAGGCTTTATCCAGACAACAAGATTACGGAGATTGATTACGAAGGTTCAACAATAGTTGTATATACGAAGGATCAGAATTTATTTTCACAGCGTGATGACCTTGCAAGGCAGATTGCCCAGGAATTGCGGAGGAGAATAGCTATAAGGCCTGATCCCAGTATTATGTCTGATGAAAAGGAGGCGGATGCAAAAATTCGTGGAATCATACCATCCGATGCCGGTTTGCAGGACATATATTTTGAGCCCGACACGGGTGAAGCTGTTATAGAAGTGGATGAGCCCACAATAGCAAATCCGGAAATAATAAAATCCATTAAAGCCGAAACTAACTGGTCACCCAGAATAGTCCGGGCTCCGCCAATGTATTCAAGGACTGTAAAAGAAGTCAGGGAATATTTGAGGGATGTTAAAAAGGAAAGAAAGGAATTTCTCCATAACCTTGGAATAAAACTTACAACGCCCCTGATGCCAGGAGAGACATGGATAAGGATAACGGCACTGGGAGGCCATAGGGAAGTAGGGAGGAGCGCCACACTTATATCAACGAATAATTCAAAGGTTCTTGTTGACTGTGGCATGATAAACATAAATGACCCTGAACACCCATGGGAAGAAGCACCATATCTTTACGCACCTGAAATTCAACCATTCACATCGCTGGACGCGGTGGTATTGACACATGCACATCTGGACCACTCTGGATTATTGCCACTATTATTCAAGTATGGGTATACTGGCCCCGTCTATTCCACAGCACCCACAAGGGATCTTGCAGCACTGCTGCAGAACGATTATCTGAAAGTATCACACAGCGAAAACCATAAACTGTCATATGAATCAAAACATGTAAGGGAAGAGCTTAAACATACTATATCGCTTAAATACAACGAAACAGCAGATATAACGCCCGATATAAGGCTGACATTCTACAATGCAGGGCATATACTGGGTTCTGCTGCCGTGCATCTCCATATAGGGGAAGGCCTGTATAATGTGGTGCTCAGCGGTGACCAGAAATACGAGAAAACATGGCTTTTTAATCCTGCAGTTAACCGTTTTCCACGTGTTGAGACACTTATGCTTGAATCAACGTATGCGGGAAGAGATGATTATTCCTATACAAGAAATGAAGCCACAAATACATTAATTGATGTTGTAAACAGGACATTTGACCGTGGTGGTTCTGTCCTTGTCCCGGTTTTCGCTGTAGGGAGAAGCCAGGAGGTAATGCTTGTGCTTGAGGATGCATACAGGAATAAAATGATACCCGAGAATACAAAAGTATACCTGGATGGGATGATAATGGAAGCAACAGCTATACATGCAGCTTATCCAGAATTCCTTAACAGGGACCTGAGAGATGAAATCATGATCAAACGTGAAAATCCATTTCTCAGCCCTATATTCACCAGTGTGGAAACAAGAAAACAGAGGATTGATGTATGTGACTCACCTGAAAGCAAAGTAATACTTGCAACTGCAGGGATGATGAATGGTGGCCCTGTACTGGAATATTTCAAGACATTGTCAGCAGATTCCAGAAATACACTTGCGTTTGTAGGTTACCAGGCTGATGGAACACTGGGCAGAAGAATTCAATCAGGTGCATCCAGCATCACACTTTCTGATGGCGGAAAATCCACTAAATTTGACATAAATATGGCAGTTGAAAACGCAGAGGGTTTCTCAGGGCATTCTACCAAGAGGGAGCTGCTTAATTTCATAGGTGGAATGCAGCCCAGGCCAAACAGGATTCTTGTCAATCATGGAGATGGAAACAAATGCTATGATTTTGCAAGGTTAATCCATACAAAATTTGGCGTAGAGGCAATATCCATGAAAAATCTTGAAACAACAAGGCTATTTTAA
- the fsa gene encoding fructose-6-phosphate aldolase, translating to MKIFIDTANIEEIKEANEFGLIDGVTTNPSLIMKASKGGKSFKAIATEILREVNGPVSLEVVAEKAEDMVEQALKLHALGSNAVIKIPMTLQGLKAMKILKEKEIKVNTTLIFNAIQALLAAKNGAAFVSPFVGRLDDIGEDGMAIIDQIKTEYTNYGYKTEVLVASIRNPVHVLRAALMGADAVTIPYDVIKKLAMHPKTDEGLNRFLDDWKKVSPDGSLPL from the coding sequence ATGAAAATATTTATAGATACAGCAAACATTGAAGAAATAAAGGAAGCAAATGAATTTGGATTGATTGATGGTGTTACAACAAATCCATCTTTGATCATGAAAGCCTCAAAGGGCGGAAAAAGCTTTAAGGCAATAGCAACAGAAATATTGAGGGAGGTTAACGGCCCTGTTAGCCTGGAAGTAGTTGCAGAAAAAGCTGAAGATATGGTGGAACAGGCACTCAAGCTCCATGCGCTGGGAAGCAATGCAGTCATAAAAATACCCATGACACTGCAGGGATTGAAAGCTATGAAGATTCTTAAAGAAAAAGAAATAAAGGTCAATACAACACTGATATTCAATGCAATACAGGCTTTGCTTGCTGCAAAAAATGGGGCTGCATTTGTTTCTCCATTTGTTGGAAGGCTGGATGACATTGGGGAAGATGGCATGGCTATTATAGACCAGATTAAAACTGAATACACAAATTATGGATACAAAACAGAGGTGCTTGTTGCATCAATTAGAAATCCAGTGCACGTACTAAGGGCTGCCCTTATGGGTGCAGATGCCGTAACAATTCCATATGATGTGATAAAGAAACTAGCCATGCACCCGAAAACAGATGAAGGGTTAAACAGATTTCTGGATGACTGGAAAAAAGTTTCGCCTGATGGGTCATTGCCCCTATAA
- the psmB gene encoding archaeal proteasome endopeptidase complex subunit beta, which translates to MEVLKTGTTTLGITAGDYVIMGTDSRATMGNFISNKNAQKLYKIDTYAGMTIAGLVGDAQVLVRYMRAEMELYRVQRKINMPIEAAATLLSNMLNQSKYYPYMVQLLVGGFDKKPHIFSIDAAGGSVEDEYASTGSGSPFVYGVLEAEYQPNMKLDDAINLAIKAISVAKQRDSASGNMLQIGVIDPEKGFNYLSEDDILSRMKKLKLTL; encoded by the coding sequence ATGGAAGTATTAAAAACTGGAACAACAACACTCGGTATCACAGCAGGCGATTACGTTATTATGGGAACTGATAGCAGGGCTACCATGGGCAATTTCATTTCAAATAAAAATGCACAGAAATTGTACAAAATAGATACTTATGCAGGCATGACTATTGCTGGCCTGGTAGGAGATGCACAGGTCCTGGTAAGATACATGAGGGCTGAAATGGAACTTTACAGGGTCCAGAGAAAGATAAATATGCCCATAGAAGCAGCGGCAACATTGCTTTCAAACATGCTTAACCAGTCCAAATATTATCCATACATGGTGCAGTTGCTGGTTGGGGGATTTGACAAAAAACCGCATATATTCTCTATAGATGCTGCGGGAGGATCTGTAGAAGATGAGTACGCAAGTACAGGATCCGGCTCCCCATTCGTTTACGGAGTTCTGGAAGCTGAATACCAGCCTAACATGAAACTTGACGATGCTATAAACCTTGCAATAAAGGCAATTAGCGTTGCAAAACAGAGGGATTCTGCATCCGGAAATATGCTGCAAATAGGAGTTATAGACCCGGAGAAGGGATTCAACTATCTTTCAGAGGACGACATACTGTCCAGAATGAAAAAATTAAAACTAACTTTATAA
- the cobS gene encoding adenosylcobinamide-GDP ribazoletransferase: MNKYVEGLISAISFFTIIPLGGNYKITGYTMYFFTFTGLIVGLIAGIPYLVLRPYNSLIASTVSVAIIILLYGFNHLDSIMDFGDSIMVRGKEEKQRVIKDRYTGSGGIGMLFIIYIPAIAFLTYFKPVTGFFIIIAGEMASKYATLFSMYRAKAFGEGLGKMFIDKVSANAIVLNVIPLLLAFAFNLYNIAIIAALIFLSYFMRSAMEKHYGGLNGDLAGSIGEISRLLFYAITFVFIALKLNLFLL, translated from the coding sequence ATGAATAAATACGTGGAAGGGCTAATATCAGCAATTTCTTTTTTCACAATAATACCATTAGGGGGAAACTATAAAATAACCGGCTATACCATGTATTTTTTCACCTTCACGGGGCTTATTGTTGGATTGATAGCAGGCATTCCATACCTGGTTCTAAGGCCGTATAATTCCCTTATAGCGTCCACGGTTTCAGTTGCTATTATTATCCTCTTATACGGATTCAACCATCTTGATTCCATAATGGACTTTGGTGATTCCATCATGGTAAGGGGCAAAGAGGAAAAACAACGTGTTATAAAGGATAGATATACGGGCTCCGGCGGCATTGGCATGTTATTTATTATATATATTCCTGCCATCGCATTTCTCACTTATTTTAAGCCGGTTACAGGTTTTTTCATAATTATTGCGGGGGAAATGGCATCGAAATACGCCACATTATTTTCCATGTACAGGGCCAAAGCATTCGGTGAAGGACTCGGGAAAATGTTCATTGATAAGGTAAGCGCAAATGCAATAGTTTTGAATGTAATCCCTTTGCTGCTTGCATTCGCATTTAATCTCTATAATATAGCAATAATTGCCGCTCTGATATTTTTATCATATTTCATGAGGTCTGCAATGGAAAAACATTACGGGGGGTTAAATGGTGATCTGGCCGGCAGCATTGGGGAAATATCCCGCCTGCTTTTCTATGCCATAACCTTTGTATTTATAGCCTTAAAATTAAACCTATTTCTTCTTTAG
- a CDS encoding APC family permease encodes MKSSLKKDSLSLSNVIFQGVAGSAPAGAAVATLTGSAAFALGSLPLSAVVAFIIVLINAVIINRISRHVAGAGGYYAYSREGIGNFAGIFTGWMYIMYQIMSLAFIGLSVAIFLPALLGTVFGIDIPFYSWVLLLILIMGFGYFVSFSGVRNSVRYAMVMATIEVVVVAAVSIIIITAKPSINTVSVFTPVYAVHGFTGVMLGVLFMYTAFSGFGTATPLGEEAKNANAVIGKGVLISAIVLGLFFTLVSYAFTVGWGPTRMLTYSTELVPGIILAKNYLGLAGAIVITVLFVNSLFTDSVVFTNSLSRVVFSMSRDNVLPGILSSVHSHRQTPHVAAGVMVIISFIIGVISVITLGGFNAFLFAGIAATLSALLVHMIANASLAGILHKMKLKMNIAMDVVLPAVSIVILAFVFYGSFISIDNVVIIASVSFIVWAIAGLIYSAISRKYLMHVQISQN; translated from the coding sequence ATGAAAAGCAGTCTGAAAAAAGATTCCCTTTCTTTGTCCAATGTTATTTTTCAGGGCGTAGCAGGATCTGCCCCTGCAGGAGCTGCTGTTGCAACTTTAACCGGATCCGCAGCATTTGCACTTGGTTCCCTTCCATTGTCAGCAGTAGTAGCATTCATTATAGTATTGATAAATGCGGTAATCATCAATAGGATTTCAAGGCACGTTGCAGGTGCTGGCGGCTATTACGCTTACAGCAGGGAAGGAATTGGAAACTTTGCTGGAATATTTACAGGCTGGATGTATATTATGTACCAGATCATGTCACTGGCCTTTATCGGGCTGAGTGTAGCCATATTCCTTCCAGCCCTCCTTGGAACCGTATTCGGAATTGATATCCCATTCTATTCATGGGTATTGCTTCTGATTCTCATAATGGGATTCGGGTATTTTGTATCATTCTCTGGAGTGCGGAATTCTGTAAGATACGCTATGGTAATGGCTACAATTGAAGTTGTCGTAGTAGCAGCTGTAAGCATTATAATAATAACTGCAAAGCCTTCAATAAACACGGTCTCAGTTTTTACACCGGTATACGCTGTACACGGATTTACCGGAGTAATGCTCGGCGTATTATTCATGTACACTGCATTTTCAGGATTTGGCACTGCAACGCCATTAGGCGAAGAGGCTAAAAACGCAAACGCCGTGATTGGCAAGGGCGTACTTATATCTGCAATAGTGCTTGGCTTATTTTTCACCCTGGTTTCCTATGCATTCACAGTAGGATGGGGGCCAACACGCATGCTTACCTACTCTACTGAACTGGTTCCAGGCATTATACTAGCAAAAAACTATCTGGGGCTTGCCGGAGCAATAGTTATAACTGTTTTATTTGTTAATAGCTTATTTACAGATTCTGTGGTGTTTACAAATTCACTTTCCAGGGTTGTTTTTTCAATGAGCCGGGACAATGTACTTCCTGGAATATTGTCCAGTGTCCATTCCCACAGGCAAACTCCACATGTTGCTGCAGGAGTTATGGTCATTATTTCATTTATAATAGGCGTTATCTCTGTAATAACACTAGGAGGGTTCAATGCTTTCCTGTTCGCTGGAATCGCCGCCACATTAAGTGCCCTGCTGGTCCATATGATTGCCAATGCATCACTGGCGGGAATTTTGCATAAAATGAAGCTGAAAATGAACATTGCAATGGATGTTGTGCTGCCTGCTGTTTCGATAGTAATACTGGCGTTTGTATTTTATGGAAGTTTTATAAGCATTGACAACGTTGTAATAATAGCATCTGTGAGTTTTATAGTATGGGCTATTGCGGGCCTTATATACTCCGCAATATCCAGAAAATATCTAATGCACGTGCAAATAAGCCAGAATTAA
- a CDS encoding transketolase family protein, with the protein MEKMDRMESLRDAYGKELASLGEKNKDIVVLDADLSSSTKTGVFGKKFPERFFNMGISEQSMVSAAAGLSLAGKTVFASTFAVFLSNTYNVIRQSICYNEAPVNFVVTHSGISLGEDGPTHQILEDVGIMSGLPNMKVIVPVDSIETVSVIDYLAARKTSPYYVRLTREKFPVLNDENYEFKEGKSVTFRDGSDVTIMGYGIMVSFALKAAEQLKNRGIDARVINMSSIKPLDRPAIIKAARETGKIVTAEEHSIYNGLGSRVAEVTSEEYPVPVMRIGMPDIFGKSGKGMELFDYFHIGVNDIVEKTDRFFKGDFK; encoded by the coding sequence ATGGAAAAGATGGATAGGATGGAAAGCTTGAGGGATGCCTATGGAAAGGAACTGGCTTCACTTGGTGAAAAAAATAAGGATATTGTGGTACTTGACGCAGACCTTTCATCGTCAACAAAAACAGGGGTATTCGGGAAAAAGTTTCCTGAAAGGTTCTTCAACATGGGTATATCGGAGCAGTCCATGGTTTCTGCAGCAGCAGGCCTTTCGCTTGCTGGAAAAACTGTATTTGCCTCAACCTTTGCAGTATTTCTAAGCAATACATACAATGTGATACGCCAGTCAATATGCTATAACGAAGCTCCGGTTAATTTTGTGGTAACACATTCAGGCATTTCCCTTGGTGAGGATGGCCCAACACACCAGATACTGGAGGATGTTGGCATTATGTCCGGGCTGCCAAATATGAAGGTTATTGTTCCTGTAGATTCAATTGAAACTGTCAGTGTGATAGATTACCTCGCAGCCAGGAAAACATCACCATATTATGTCAGGCTTACCAGGGAAAAATTCCCCGTACTCAACGATGAGAATTATGAATTCAAAGAAGGGAAATCTGTTACTTTCAGGGATGGCTCTGATGTGACAATTATGGGATATGGCATAATGGTTTCATTTGCCCTTAAAGCTGCAGAACAGCTAAAAAACAGGGGAATAGACGCAAGGGTAATCAATATGTCATCCATAAAGCCTCTGGACCGCCCCGCAATAATTAAGGCCGCACGGGAAACAGGGAAAATAGTTACCGCTGAGGAGCATTCCATATACAACGGACTTGGCTCACGTGTAGCAGAGGTAACATCTGAAGAGTACCCGGTTCCGGTTATGAGGATCGGGATGCCGGATATTTTTGGAAAGAGTGGCAAGGGAATGGAACTGTTCGATTATTTTCATATAGGGGTAAACGATATAGTAGAAAAGACAGACAGATTCTTTAAAGGTGATTTTAAATGA